One Curtobacterium sp. MCLR17_032 genomic window carries:
- a CDS encoding AAA family ATPase, with protein MHSASLHGRDPDVAFTVEKPGVIILAGDSGIGKSALLHALPDRWPTPALFGTVQSVSRVDGAFQEAVAESLGHVVVAHRDAHPGDLEIWTRLTTIVTNTGDAIRTEGGALAVNALFGFVESKLGAETGKLIRSALTAVVDSAADTFHHRLSALATRHAARELVDLASQIQRWVGVPIVIRIDDADKLSTNDAAILEEMATVDSPAVPHRRGR; from the coding sequence GTGCACTCCGCCTCACTCCATGGCCGCGACCCCGACGTTGCCTTCACCGTTGAGAAGCCCGGGGTAATCATCCTTGCCGGCGACTCCGGTATTGGGAAGTCGGCGCTGCTGCACGCGCTCCCAGACCGGTGGCCGACTCCTGCCCTGTTCGGCACGGTGCAATCTGTCAGCCGTGTCGATGGTGCCTTCCAAGAAGCCGTCGCCGAGTCGCTCGGACATGTTGTCGTGGCGCACCGAGATGCACACCCCGGTGACCTTGAGATCTGGACGCGGCTCACCACAATCGTCACCAACACCGGTGATGCAATCCGCACCGAAGGCGGGGCACTTGCGGTCAACGCACTCTTCGGCTTCGTGGAGTCGAAGCTCGGAGCAGAGACAGGAAAACTGATACGGTCCGCGCTGACTGCGGTCGTGGACAGTGCGGCGGATACCTTCCATCACCGCCTCAGTGCACTCGCAACGCGCCACGCTGCGCGGGAGCTTGTTGACCTCGCTTCTCAGATTCAGCGATGGGTCGGAGTGCCCATAGTGATTCGTATCGATGACGCTGACAAGCTATCGACGAACGACGCTGCGATTCTGGAGGAGATGGCGACGGTCGATTCGCCAGCCGTCCCACATCGTCGTGGGCGTTAG